AGGTAACActacagaaagacacacacaggACTAGAAGCATCCAGGTGTATGGGGTAAAGGGAGGGACAACGCAACCTGCCCGTAATTCAATGCAGCCTCTAGATCCCTTGTGCAACACGAGCATGAGAAAGTTACTCATGCGGAGACTAAAGGTTTCTGAATCTACCGGTCTTTGTCTACTTGACATcaatacatttgtttttgcaAGTCCTTTACAAGTGTGAGAAAGAGCGATGAATCTGTTTCGCATTGTAAACAAACGGGACATTGAGCACTTTGTGTAGTAATTATTTATTGTGTAGACCTAGAAAATTCATTTTCTTGCTTTATTGTAACACATTTTGCCTGTAACTCTGGTGTTCTGTGTCTCAAACTTTGATACAGCATTCCCATATTTATCTGCTTCAAATTGACGTTGTTTAGAAATCTACTCCTTAACCCTGAACTGTGTAAATAAGTGTGAGGCACAAAGGGTGCTGTCTGTTACAACCTACCCCCACTTTTGGGATGGGTGGTAATAGTAGGTGGGGTGGGTTGTAACACTAATTTACttgtataatataattgttatGCCACCCCtacatcaccccccccccccatctcataagcattttaattaaaaatcatatGCAAATAGAAACATTCATAACagctactaaaataaaatatacgcTTGCTCACCcacaatatttctattatttttttttttaccatgcagCTGTAATGCATGTTGttgataaatataacattaaataagaTAATATTATCTTTCAGTTTTCTCATTTAACAGTGATTAACATTAACGTTTAATTGGTTAAAATTATAGAACTCCCAACTCTCATCTATGGAAagcaaacaaatacaatttacaatatgtTCATTATTGAAAGCAAAACTGATAATAGCAATGAACAAACTGTAATTGTTTTATGGATCTGATTGAAATTATAAATGCATTGTTTAGTACCATAGCAATTAATTAATATCAACACGCATACATGAACACTGTGGTGTCCTCAGTAGTAAGAATTTAATAGCAGATCTGAGTAGATATGATTAGAAACGCATATAACAATGCAGACTGTTCAGCAGCCTGCCACTATGATATATCACTCTCATGAACTGTAGGCGAACCCCCGGCGCTCTGTCCCGCAGACGCGCGCAAAGCCGGCAGGAGCATCGCCTTCCCCCGCCGCTTGCGCGCCACGTGTCGCGGGGTCTGCAGCAGCTGGAGACAGAGGGCTGCCAACCCACTCCACACACTCCCTGTTACTGTTAGTGGATTATGACAGACCACtaactgacacttttttttttttttgtttatgataGATGGCAACGTATGCAATATGTTAACGTCATCGTGTAAACTGTACATTCGACGATCTGTATTTCCGTCTAGCGCACTGCGTCCAAAATGCGCTTGGACTTTGTTATTTGCGTTTTCATTGCATACATAAAGACGTGACGAAGGACAGGCAGAAAAGCATGAATGAATTCAGTGTTTTGTGGAGATTGTTTGCGAACTCATCTGAGGATCATAAAACCATGACCTAATTAGAGCCGCTTCTGTCAGACACGGTCAAGGACACTCTCCGTGAAGTGCGCGGTTTCGGTCTGAAATATCTTCACACTGGCTCGCATTCCGATAAGCCCAGCCGAGCTCTCAGTGGGCGTGGTTTTCCCAGGCTTTTAGAACAGCAGCTGCTATTTACCTTCCCTCTAATGTAAACCACCACCGCCACCCCTAGCCCGCCAGCCAAACCTCAACCACCGAGGTAATAAAACATCCTGGCACGTGCTCCACATTCACAATAGCGCTCGTGAGTCGACAGCTATGTCAAAATGCCAACAGCAGCGACgctcttaaagaaatagttacACTGCTGCCTTGGCAAATTAACTTTTATGAAGGAAAAAGTTAAACACATGAAAACTGAAAGCTTAAATATAATcgttgagttatttttttttgttcattttcagaagTGCGCAACGTAGGCTGCAGTGATTATGCAAATGTTTAACCACTTTAATTCTAATGACAGAAATCATTATGTGAAGTTAAATGATTGCTTACAGTGTAGGCTACCTTGTAAGAAATGTTGGAAGTAAAACAGATGAAGTAAAAAGTTCATTCTGATTCGAAAAAAGGCATATTATTTCGGTTGTAGTAAAAGTCAAACccatgtgcattttattttactcttttaacattaatattgcaaTAGTAAACTTTATCATGTCTTAAATTTTCTATAATGTGGAGGatgtatgcattttttaatttgcCTTAATTTCAATAGCTCTATATAGGTGTATTGAACTGTAATTACAAAGTTTGCTGTGTTTTTGCGGAGACTGGCTCTTAAGTGTTAATATGTAAACTGAATGATTGAAGGCAGTCCCGGTTGTGCCCTAAACCCGGCCGCGCGCCATTGGCCACCCGCTCAAACGCTAAACAACCAATGGAGGGGCGCCGACCACGAGCCATCCTCCCCTCGGGCCGCGTGTCCCTCACGCTGATTGGTAGAAAGTTACTGTGGGAAAGAAAGTTTGGGAAGTTTCACACGAGCCGTTCGCGTGCAGTCGGAGATATAAATAAGACCAGCACGAATCTGAGGAAGGCAGTTGCTAAGACCGCTGGCAAACGGTGAAATCAGAGACTGTGACATCATTGCAGCACCAGTTGAACTCGGGACGCTTCGTGCGGATATCCATTCATATCTGGAACTGTATCTGCGTACAACGTTCACTCTAGTAGAAGATACAGGAGGATTTCTTTTTCTTGTTCCTTTTTTTAATCCAAAGGATAATGAAGATGCCTGCAGATATCATGGAAAAAAACTCCTCGTCTCCGGTTGCCGCGACTCCGGCGAGCATGAACACTACACCTGATAAACCCAAAACTGCTTCGGAGCACAGAAAGGTTTGTATTGATTCTGACCTGTAGGCTACTGCATTCATTTTCAAACAGCGATGCAGTTTCTAAGTAGTCAGACgatttgacttttttcttttgcattttagtCTTCTAAACCCATTATGGAGAAAAGAAGGAGAGCGAGAATCAACGAAAGCTTGGGTCAGCTGAAAACCTTAATCTTGGATGCTCTAAAAAAAGATGTAAGTAGCCTACTGAAAGTCCGACTGATTCTTACATTTGCATCTGGATTGAATATTGATTTATCTCCTCTCAAAGCCAGCTATATTTAAATCCATCTTCATTTTCACACAGAGCTCCAGGCACTCTAAACTCGAGAAAGCGGACATCCTGGAGATGACAGTGAAGCATCTCAGAAACATGCAGCGGGCACAAATGACCGGTAAGTCGCCGGTCTAATGAATAATCATAAAAGAAGTAGGCTAGTTTTATGAGAACTTCCAGGAACTCGGCTGCTATGTTTCTTTCTGCACTTGTTTTCCCTCTACTGAATTCGACTGGATTGAAAGCAGTTTTAGAAATGACTCAAAACAGTTTTATGTTCATCTTCTCTGAATCATTTGACCGAATGTCTTGCATAATTTCCCCAACAGCTGCCCTTAACACGGATCCCACCGTTCTTGGGAAATACAGAGCTGGTTTCAGTGAATGTATGAACGAGGTGACCCGGTTCCTGTCCACCTGTGAAGGGGTTAACACCGAGGTCAGGACCCGGCTGCTGGGTCACTTAGCCAGCTGCATGACACAAATCAACGCCATGAATTATCCAACACAGCACCAGATACCTGGCGGGCCTCCTCATCCATCCTTCAGTCAACCAATGGTTCAAATCTCCAGCGCGCCTCAGCAAGCCAACGCCGTGCCTCTTAGCGGAGTCACTTGCAAAAGCGGGGCTTCCTCCAACTTGACTTCTGACGCAACTAAATTATACGGAGGTTTCCAGCTTGTGCCGGCAACAGACGGACAATTCGCCTTTTTGATTCCCAGCGCTGCCTTTGCTCCAAACGGCCCCGTTATTCCAGTGTATGCCAACAATTCCAGCACACCGGTTCCGGTAGCCGTGTCTCCGGGAGCACCGTCCGTTACGTCAGATTCCGTTTGGCGGCCTTGGtagactatgaaaaaaaaaaaaaaaaaaaaactcttcaaagGCAAATGACACTTGTTTTCTTTGTTAACCGTTACTTTTTGtgctttttgtatatatatataaatgttttaagagaTGATGCACTATATTTGTATAGATCAAAAGGGAGAGAAGTTCATATTGAAATAAGTTTTGTATTGTTGAATTCcgttcaatgcattttttttctatatagcctatatatatttgCGGTATCTTTTCCACGTTGTGATGCCAAAGATATGTTGAATGCGCTTTCAAGTTTCTTCTTTTTGGAagataaataaattgcattaaaaataaaagttttgccTCCGTGttagttttattctgttttcagtTTGTGAACTGTTTGTGCTCATTCTTACCTCAAAATAAGCGATGACTCGGGCCATCGCATGCAAATTTTGGCTAAATATGCTGCAGCACAAAACTCAGGAAGGAATGCATGGCTCTACATTGCGTTCAGTGAGCTGTCCTAAGTCACATGCAATAAATCGTTTTTAGTATTTTTCTGTAACTATGTTTTTGTTGGAAAGACGGAaaagtaaagagaaaaaaaaggctaTTAACTTCTAAAGTgattttgtgaatttatttatttatttataatttctatcGTTattaacaaattgttattttttcttaTCACTTAGCAATTTCAACTAGAAGCTAGCactaattaaatgaatattctcACAAAAACGATTTAttcatagattaaaaaaaaaaaaactataatgacGTAATTTACTGATTACAGATATTAAGATTGTATCACAATTTATACAAATTACTGTTAGATGCATGTAagttgtgtgtgactgacagccaGCAAAAAGATTGCATGAGGATGAAGCTGAATGCAAAGTTCAGCAGCAGAGAAAATTTTATTACACAACAATTTAGCGCCATCTAGTAATTCAAATGTGAATTGCATCTGCAGGGCCACCGAGTGGACTGCTCAAAATTTTCACCTACTTGTTTGGTAATACCTAGTTAAATTTCTTGCATAATTCcatgttgacacacacacacacacacacacacatatatagaacCACGCTTCTTTGAAGACTGCAGCATATATATAGGGGCTAATTGTATGCTTcgggattttttttctgtgtgagaAAAAAGGATGCAGAAATATTTGCACTCAACTCACATGGCTTTTTTCGTTTAAAACAGGAAACCACTTGTCATGATGAAACGTTTCCTTCTCCATGCATCCTTGTGTTTCCCAGGTGTTTGTTGCCTATAGCTGTTTGAGTGTGACCAGTCTTAGAAGGGGGCATTGCAGGTGTTTGCAATTAAATGCTATGAAGCACAAAGTGTGGATAAATAGGATCATTTTGAATTTCCATCACACCTTTTGTGGTGCAGGGAGTATAGAGATTGAAACCACATGTTAGAGCAAAGTCTGTGAGGACACGCTCATCTCGAATCGGTCAGCCTGCTTTTGCCCACCTTAACTTTGAGCGAACCACCATCTCAACAGATTTACAATGTTGTGGCAGGCCATGCATTCGTTTCCTGTTTATACCAAGGTTACAGCTGCAACCCAAGAAAACCCGCCGATTCCCCTTCAGACGTGCTTCCCTCTTCCTGCCTCGCTACAACCCGCCCCTGTAGGACAGTTTTACGAGGGTCTCAGGTTACCAGCGCACTGACCACTGTGCCAGGGCACCCGTGCACATGTCACAACATGACCGGAGGGTTAGCCAGCACGCATGTCAATTAACTTTTCCCACACTCTGTGCAAATGCAAGAGGCTTGAGAGGAGAAAGAAGGTGGAAAAagggagaaaataaaaaaagcactaaACGCAAGCCCCCTCTCTGCTTCCTCCTTGGCTCTTAAGTGTTACCATATGACATgatctctccctttctctccttctttctttctctctctctctctctctctctctctccttctttctctctcttaactCATCATCATTACCACCTTGTCTTTGATTGTAGACCTGACAAGCCTGGGATTTATGATTTAAGCACAGGGATTGCTGTACCAAGCTCTGGACTCACTATGCAGCCCTCTTTCTCCCATTCACACTTCTTTTCCCTCTCTCGCCCTCTCCTGCAGTTGCAGGGGAAAGGCTGTTTTCTGGCAGGAAATGAATAGCTCCCAGATGAGCTGAGGAACCTGAGAGGTCGTGAGAAAGAGGCGAACCCCCTTCCCACAGCCGGCGCACTGCCAGCCGCCGGGGGAATGTGGGAGAGCGTCTCTCTGACACACGCATCAACTCTCCCGCTGCTTGCTCAAACACCCCTCCGCCTGCCTGCCAGCAAGCGCTGACGCACAGGGCCCATCTGAGGGGGTAGAGCAGAGATGATTGGGGCAGTATGTGGGTAGTTAGACAGCAGAGGCGTACGTGAGGACGAGGGCAGGGGACGGGAAGGAGGATGGATTGATGGAAGCCAAGATAAGAAGAACATGTTCCCTAAATATAGAGTTAAAGAGGTTATACATGCACTAAGTGTTTTTATCTGAACAGGGGATATCATTCAGAGGAAAGCAGAAGCTGTATAGTCGATAACAACTAGCTGCAAATGCAGATCAACAAATGCATTATTCATTCACTTCGATTTACTCTTGAATATATTACCTTGCTAACAAAAATGTCATGATCACTGTGCCAAAAAGTGTCTCTTTAATTAGGCTCCTATTGTTTCacttttatataaacataaagcTAACTTGATTTGAGACCGAGAGCctctaaacaactttttttccCAAGTTCTCAGAAAGGAGCAGCAATGGTCAAGGGCTTTCACTCTGACAGGAGCAAATAAGGATTAATGTGAATGACCAATGAATAACCAAAGTGACACTCCTGTAACAGGAGATGAAGGAGATGCCAAAAGCTCTGCAGCATTTAAAGTTAAAGGAAAACAAATGTATTAACACTATATAGCCTAGATGGAAATTCTTACAAAAGATTTAAGGAATTTATTTTGTCTATGAGAAGACAAGGGGATCGTTTAGGAATGTACAGCTTAAGATACTTtgcattgagatgtttttacttAATGTGTTTAGTTAATATGTGAGACTAGcccaaaataatgaatttaatatctaatattcattactgttcaaaagtttggggttggtagcattttatttttaattttttttaatgtttttgaaagaagtctaaaGAGTACTGCAGTAACAgtaaaaaactaatattgtgaagTAGTGTTGCAATTTAAAATTCTATTGTAATTTTgcaatattgtaattttattttacatattttacaatgtaatttatttctgtgatggcaatgctgaatttgtgtcttactgaccccaaaattaatataaatatatatatatatatactatatatgtgtgtgcttgtgtgcatgcatgtcaacgtgtgtgtgtgtgtgtgtgcttgctaATTTTAAACTAAAAGCTTCTCTATAGCAAAGGCAAATATGTGAAGACATAAAGTGCATATAATAAGGGtataaaatgtaatgtgtgaACTTGGTTTGTAACTCTTGTATccaccattttattttaatcatttaattaaaaatggtgCGGCCAGATACATAATATTGAATGTAAGGTTGCAGTAGCCCTGATGCACTTTTTAGATGCTTTTGGAGCTGTTTTCCTGTAAATCAACTacaataaaatcaatacatttcCTTTTCGGGATGCCTAATGTCTCTGGTGGTTTGCGTTTGTGTGGACACTGACACTTTACCGGCATTTTACTTTTGAATCTAAAGCTGTTATACATGCAAGGTTTTTGGTCAAGGAGAGACGGATATGCACTGCTGGAGATAAAAGCCTTCAAGCAGGTGTGAGGACACATGTTTCCTGTGGAAGGCCTGAGCGATGTCCATCACAGGACCCTTGGGAAGCTCCTAGGATGTATATTTACGCACACAGACACGCATAAAGACATTCATATGAGACAGACACATACAAGCAAAAAGACAAGgacttttgttgctgttgttgtattCCCACTTCAGTTAACTTGAACAATATTAGCCCTAGGAAATGTTTTAAAGTTTAGTAAATGTTTTACTACAGAACACACAACCATTTTAATCCTAAAGTAAAACTATTGTACGCTGCTGTCTATATTGTTTCCTTTAGATTAGGTGTCGCTTGTATTCTGAAAGCTCGTCCATTGGTGACGTTTTGTTCTCATTGTCATTCTTGTGGACTTTGCAGTACCAGATAGAGAGGCTCACATTATGCTGAAGGTTCCATGTGCTTCTGAAACACAGAGATGTAAAATGGCATTATCCCACCGCCTCTCACACCGTCCACGCAAAATGGTTTAAGCCAAAGCGATGCTTCCATGGGCCACTGGCTAATCCCCTTTCTTGTATAAAACCAGTGGCGGGACCGCTACATTGCTGGGCAGTGCGATAGTGCACTAGTGTGGAAAGCCATTAAAGTGCCATGCTGTCTGTGTGTTGATTTACATTCTTTTCTTTCAGATCCACCAcagagcttttatttttttgccagcgATCACTCTGAGAAGGTTGTCTGATCTGACACCCACAGGCTACTGTTCTGCTGATGCTCTTTTGCATCAGACATAATGAGAGGGGTAGGGCGGCATGTTTTGATGGGGGTGGGCATGCTAAGGTTGCGTCACACGCGCTATatcttttaaatgttcattttttaataGGGTTACTTGTgtttgtattctttctttcttacaaaGTTAGTTGCAGGGCGGTCAAGCATGTTCAAAAGGTAATTGAGTCCTGTATCAGAATCTACTAATGCCCCCTGGTGGCTTCAAAGACATGCTGCAACATCTAAAACTGTACAGTACatggttctttttttaaaagttggAAAACTTGAAGCAAACCTGTCCAAacatatgagatttttttttctttcacacttcTGGTTCAACAATTTTACAGTATATCCTTTGTGCAAAATGTTAATTCTCAGTTGAATCTGACCCACCTGGCTTTCATTGAAATGTGGTCTTGTTTCAGTGCCGCACAAGTAATGGTAGAAGCTCAGGATGTTTGACGGCCTCCAGATCACCTACATCGCCTGCGGTGGGACTGAATTTAATCTCAGTCAAGGCAACGAAAAGTGGCATTGCTGTAATACTGATCAGAAAAATATGAGGTGTGATGTAGctcaaactttatatatatatatatatatatatatatatatatatatatatatatatatatatatatatatatatatatatatatatatattactacagagaatattcaattattttcttaatattttatataggttttaactaatatttattgcaatgtatccattaaaggactagttcaccccaaaattcaaattttgtcatcatttactcacccccacgagtcattccaaacctgaatgacattctttcttctgtggagcataaAAGATATTCCGATtgatgtacattttatttatttattattggtctcactttatattaggtggccttatctactatgtacttacataaaaaaataagtacaatgaacttattgtgttcatattgtattgtaaaacacattttctgctattgaggtgggataggggtaaggttagggagagggttggaggtatgggtaagtttaagggtgggttaaggtgtaaggtatgggtcaacagtgtaattataaatgtttttacagaaattaaatacagatgtaattacatgtagttttttttttttaatataagtacaatataaaaacatgtatgtacataatAAGTACATCgaactaaataattaattaaaatgtaagtacttagtagttaaggccacttaatataaagtgggtccattattatatatatatattacattcagTGGAAGTCaaatatcatattttgtgttcagcaaaagagataaagtcatacaggtttggaatgatgtgagggtgagtaaatgatgacaattttcattttggtgtacACTATCTCTTTAACCAGTGGAAATGAAACTTGTTCTGGGTCATCCATAgatcaaaacacattaaaaagtcAAAAATTATCTATTCCTGAAACAGATACAATATTTTCAGTTCACTAAAGTGTAGGAGGAGGACGACCAAGTGTTCTGTTCCCATGTGCCCCAGTGCATTGTGGCTTCTTTTTAGCCCTCTACAAACGGTGTCAGAGTAATCAACAGTGACTTGAAATATGTGGCGTCATTGAAATGTGGATTCTGTGACTAATGTTTTTATAATCCTCCTTTGAGCAGTGGCCTGTCTCAAGAAGGCATTGGAGGTATTCAGTTTGAGTTCCCTTTTAGGTCAAAATCTGCCTTTATTAGCATAATTTAGGTGAGCTTTCTATGTATGACTTCTAGAAGAATATTAATAAAAGTCAAGTTGTATTACCATCCGTGTGTAACTCCAAGGACTGCATGATGCCCACTGAAAGCAGGGCCAATTTGATTCAGATGGCAGGAAAGGCAATTGTTTCTACATGACTGGCCCACAGATGCCTGTATTTCACCAGGCCATATCCATTCAGTGTCTACACATTAATTTAATACTAAAAGAAGTGATACTTCTCATAGAACATATGTGTCACTTTAGAGGTCTTCTGCATCCTATTAGAAGTGTAGACTTTATTTTATGCGTGGTCTTACCTACAGTCTATTGGGGTTTAATGTGCAAACACCTATATAAACACACCACATTCACTATATGGACATTCCTTTTGGCTCTACACTGTATGTCTTGCATATCAATGCAGTCTGCAGTAAAAATGTAGATGTGTTGTACAATAAAGACACTGCTTTCATTTATAGGCATTTGGAGGAATCTACAAGCTGCAAGAACCTTCTTTCAAACCAGACTTTTAAAATTGAAGCCTCCTTCTATAAACGTTTCAGTGTTACAGTCCATTTTGCAGTCTCACCCCCCGAAAAATCCCTGTAAACCTAAACCTTTTGTAGTAGCAGCAGCAcactcctggagttcccagaattCTCTTTGACAGCATGTCATGCTATACGAGACAGATGGGCAGACATATAGAAATCTAACAAGACATTTTCCCTGGCTCCGCTTGTCTGGTTAAATAGCGCAGAAAGACATGTAACCATGGTGAGATGATAGTAAAGCTCCATAAAATGATGGGGGGACACTGGAAAAGGTTTTAGTTTCTTGGCcagtaataaatgtaaagaatattCGAGTATGACAATAGAGTCGGACAGAGATCAGTCCTCAGCAGAAAGCTGAACAGGTGGTCGCTGAAAACACAGACAGAGAATGTGAAATCATTCTGTGGTGTAGATTTCACTGATAGGGCCCAAGGGGTTATTTGCTGCCTGGTTCTTTAGGAAGCATAGTCCTTATATCCtgggaaaaacagagagaaatgtCATTTCAACATCTGCAGGCCTCCATTGAAAGGAATAGTTTCACACAATTCAAActgtgtcataatttactctctctcatgttgtttgtttctttcttagaGGACAAAGGGTGAAGATTTGCAGAATATCTGGTCACTCTTTTCAACTCAGCTGAAAGTGAAAATAACACAACAACATGAACacatcataaaagtggtccacacaattatttatttatttccccctACTGAAAATCTTTGATTCATTCAAATCATTCTCAGTTCACCGACTCAACGATCTGGTTGCAATATCAGCTCAATGGAGGGGAGGATTATCACTAAATAATACAGTTAATTGTGGTCTATTTGCCACACAAAACTATCAGAAAACTTGAAATAATGTATACAAACTGCACGAACGACTTCTGCATCCCTTTTGAAGCCTGTACAAATTGTgaccaattaattattaaaaatttaaatagacAATAGTCCAGATTGCCAAAAGAAATACACTATAATGTTTCTGAAGGATGGTTGGCTGgctggatatatatatacaccaccagggtttttttttaagcaaagtgTGGGCCATCTGTGGGTTTTGATGTGTGGATGAATATGTGTTCACCCACAGACCGCATTAGTGTGTAATAATGACAGACTGCCTTAAGATAAGACTGGACGTGTTCAGAGCATATGCTTCAGGTGCTAGATAAACTGGAAGTCTTGTGAATTTAATCGTGTCGGATGGACAGCGGGATGTGTGTATGGTTCTGCTTAAGTGAGCCTGAAGAATCCATGTGGATCTCACACAGGGAGAATGAGCTCCTTTCATCACTTGTAGTGTGCCCTTTCTCTTTTACACAGGAAGTTTGAAAAAAAGATTGGATGCAGGCTTACTGTCTCTTCTCCTTCCCCCACAAACCTCTCCTTTCAGTACAATAAACGCATACAGGCACACACAGTCAAACAACAGCCCGTAACATCATGACATgaaggaagaagaaagaaagaaagaaagaaagaaagaaagaaagaaagaaagaaagaaagaaagaaagaaggttACGACTGAGTGTAATATACCCCCTTTCCAAAAAATATGAGTGATATTTTTCTTGCTCAGCATTTAACAagcagaagtcttttttttattattcctcagAGGCACATGATCAGAAACAATCACGTGTGAATGTGTTGTTAATAGCGGGGCATGAGTGGATCTCAATGACTCCAAAATTCTCTCTAGACTTCTACCAGAGGGACCTACACAGAAAGGAAGATCCCTCATTAGGCTTTTGAGAGCACAGAGATTTAACCTCAACATCTAATCCTTTCACAACCGCTCAGACAAGATCTGGGAGAGACAAAAGAACCAGCAAAATTAGAAAAGGCTCTGCATCAGGTACTAATGGAGCTTGAAGAGCTGAAGAAATCCCTGTGGTGTAGAGCATCATGTTTCCCCCAGCCACTTTTCTGAAAAACGGTTTTATCTGTTATCTACCCATCCCATTGCTTTATTTCAGCTGTATGTGTAGAGTGACTGCAGGCAAGGACGCGTAGCACCGTTAGAGTAAGGGCTGTCAGAGGGGACCACCTGCATAGTCTTCTTTTATTCTTGTGGGATTAGTGAGATTGCGGGCCAGGGTCTGGAGGGGTTGTTGGTGAAGGGCCCAGGGTGGAGAGTGAGTGGCGTGGAAAGTTGAGCTGGCATGAGGTACTGCATGCTCCCTATGCTTCCCCTTCATATTCACATTGGTTTCGAGCCGTGCAGCTGCCAACCAGTCTTTCATGGGCTGGCCGCCTGGGCTGTCTCTCTGAGGTGGGTGCACTTTCACATTCAAAGCAGTCTCACTGAGTAACCACACATTCCCATACAAAAACTCAAAGAGTCCCCTTGCACCCCCTCCTGCCCCACGCCAAGCTAGGCATAGCTTTCCCACCAGCGGCAGACAAGTGTGTTTACCCCATACCATAATGTGACAGAGATGGGCGAAGTCCTTCCACGTACTCTCCTTCGGTTAGGGCACATTCCAAGCTTTG
The Carassius auratus strain Wakin chromosome 31, ASM336829v1, whole genome shotgun sequence DNA segment above includes these coding regions:
- the LOC113050551 gene encoding transcription factor HES-1, with product MKMPADIMEKNSSSPVAATPASMNTTPDKPKTASEHRKSSKPIMEKRRRARINESLGQLKTLILDALKKDSSRHSKLEKADILEMTVKHLRNMQRAQMTAALNTDPTVLGKYRAGFSECMNEVTRFLSTCEGVNTEVRTRLLGHLASCMTQINAMNYPTQHQIPGGPPHPSFSQPMVQISSAPQQANAVPLSGVTCKSGASSNLTSDATKLYGGFQLVPATDGQFAFLIPSAAFAPNGPVIPVYANNSSTPVPVAVSPGAPSVTSDSVWRPW